One Gemmatimonadota bacterium genomic window, GGTGCGCCAGACGAACAGGCTGGTGGTCCCGATCTCAATACCCGTGACCACCAGCTCGCGCACCGAAATGGGCGTCGCATCCGCCACGGCGGGGTCCGCCAACTGGATCCTCTCCACCTGCGCCGGCTGCAGCACCAGCGCGGACTTGCCCTTCGCTACGCGGATGACGTCCTCGGCCGTCTGCAGCACCTGCTGCTGCTGCGCCACCGCCGCGTCCGCCCGCATCATCCCGAAGGCCAGTACCAGACCCCAGACGGGAATGGCCGATCTCCGCATCATCATCCTCCGCATCACAGTGAGCCCCCCCACACCTGAAACGTCGATCAGAACCGCTGGATGGTCCTCTGTCCTCCCTTGAGAATCTCGATTGTCGGCGCCTGCTCCACGGGAGCGACCCGTGTGGTCGCCCTGCCGCTCGCCCTGCGCCGGCGGCCGGTGAGCAGGTCCTCCACGCGCGCGCCGTCGGTCCGGATGGAGTCTCCGTCCAACGTGTTGCGCAGCGCGAGCTGGATGCGCCCCTGGTCGCCCGCGATCACGAGCTGTTCCGCCTGCTCGGGCGTGACCAGCACCGTGATGACGGACGCCACCACGGGCGATCCGTTGTCGTCAGCCTCGATGAGTTGGCCCGAAGTCAGGGCCAGGATGTCCTGAAGCACGACCTGCGACAGCTTGTCGCCGCCTCTCGGCGGGTCGACCGTGAGGATCACGTCGACGCGCGTGCCCGGCACCACGAAGCCCGCCACGCTCACCACCTCGTCCACGCGGATGCTGATCGCGCGCATGCCCTCGGGGATGGTGATAGGCAGGCCGCCGTTCTCGGTGTCGGCGAGCTTGGCCTCGAGGAAAGGCTCATTGACCGAAACCGCGCGGACCAGGCCGCGCCCGACCACGTCCTCCACGGCGGTCACGTAACCGACCGGCACCTGCTCGGACGGCCAATCTATCAATTGGACATCCTCTGGGCGAACCATGCTGCCGAGCGGCAGGTCGGTGACGGCCACCGCCACCGGCGTGGTGGTCCGGTTCACGGTGGGCAGCACCGGGCCGCCCTGGTTCTGAAGGTAGTTCAAAGAGGCCCAGGCGGCGGCCAAACCGAGCACCATCGCGAGCCCCAAGATCAGCAACGCACGTCTGCGATTTCCCATGATCCCCCGTCCCCTCCCCTACTCCTTGCGCATCGCGACCGAAGTCCTGATCGGGATCGTGCTGTAACCGGTCATCGAAGAGATGAGCGGCCCGAACATGATCATGTCGTGCTGATAGGTGATGTTCATGCGCGCGGTGTCGCCGCGCTCGACATCGCTCCACCCGGTCGGCAGGCTGACTCCGCTGGCCACGAGCTCCACCGTCGCCCCAGCGCCGTCCAGGCCGCCCCGGCCCAGCGCACCGCGCACCACGTTCGTGGCGTCGGTCGAGTCGGCGGCGGTCCCGTTGCCGATAACGGCTACGCGCGCGCCCTCGCGCGCGGCGTCCGTGACCACCTGCCAGGACTTGACGATGAGGCCGAACTCGACGACCCCGAAAACGAGAAGCAGAAGCATGGGCACGACCAGCGCGAACTCCGCGATCGACTGCCCAGCGGCAGAGCGGCGAATCGAGCCCGAACCAGAGGCTTCCCTCGGCGCGCGTTGCAGAAACCTCATAGCGCGAACCTTGCGATTAGGGAGCCGGCGGCGATGGCGACACCGTAGGGTATAGTGACGGCGCCCTCCGATCGGAGGGTCTGTCTGTGACCGAACCGTCCGACGGTGACGAGGTTCAGCACGAGGGCGCCAGTGTTGGAAATGGTCCTCCCAAGCAGACCAAGTCGCCATGTAGTATACACCGCCATCGCTCCGCCTATCAAGGCTGTGCCGAAGAGGGCTTGCACCATCCCCAGCGGCCCCATGAATGCGCCGACGGCGGTGATGAGCTTCGCATCCCCCCCGCCAAAAGCACCGAGCGCGAACAGCGGGAGCGAAAGGCCGAAGCCGATCGCCGCGCCCAGCAGCGCTCCCCAGGGCGAAAGGCCCCCGGGGCTCAACGATAGCACGACACCGATCACGAACCCCGTAACGGTCAGATAATTCGGTATCGTGCGGTCTTTCAAGTCCGACAACGCGGCCGCCACCACGAGGGTGATCAGCCAGAAATCCGCCCAAGCCATCATCCCCGGTGCACTCCTAGCCGCGCCGTTGCCGTTTAGCTACGTGTCGCCTCGTTGATCGCGTCCCGCACGCCCTCCATCGGCCGCGCTATGGCGGTCCGAAAATCGATCAGCATCACGATCATGGCGAGCGCGATCAGCGCCATCAGAACCGAGTACTCTGCCAGGTCCTGTCCGGCCTCGTCCAACCAGTATGTCCTGAGAATCCCAAACATGTGGTCCCGGGCCGTTTTCTGTTCCTTGTGCAAAGCCCACCGCGGCCTTCGTGACCGGGCGGGCAACCCGCCGAGCACTCGGCTCGGAGGCCGCGTACCGCGACCCCCGAACCGAGCGTCATCCGGCTGGGTTCAGCTTACGCCGGCGTTGTTGAGAACGTTCGTCGCGCGGCCGAAGGCCGTCACGATGGCGTTCCGCAGACCGGTGATGGCCGTCACGAGCACCACGGCCAGAAGCGCCAGAAGCAGCGCGT contains:
- the cpaB gene encoding Flp pilus assembly protein CpaB, with protein sequence MGNRRRALLILGLAMVLGLAAAWASLNYLQNQGGPVLPTVNRTTTPVAVAVTDLPLGSMVRPEDVQLIDWPSEQVPVGYVTAVEDVVGRGLVRAVSVNEPFLEAKLADTENGGLPITIPEGMRAISIRVDEVVSVAGFVVPGTRVDVILTVDPPRGGDKLSQVVLQDILALTSGQLIEADDNGSPVVASVITVLVTPEQAEQLVIAGDQGRIQLALRNTLDGDSIRTDGARVEDLLTGRRRRASGRATTRVAPVEQAPTIEILKGGQRTIQRF
- a CDS encoding TadE/TadG family type IV pilus assembly protein, which translates into the protein MRFLQRAPREASGSGSIRRSAAGQSIAEFALVVPMLLLLVFGVVEFGLIVKSWQVVTDAAREGARVAVIGNGTAADSTDATNVVRGALGRGGLDGAGATVELVASGVSLPTGWSDVERGDTARMNITYQHDMIMFGPLISSMTGYSTIPIRTSVAMRKE
- a CDS encoding prepilin peptidase; translation: MMAWADFWLITLVVAAALSDLKDRTIPNYLTVTGFVIGVVLSLSPGGLSPWGALLGAAIGFGLSLPLFALGAFGGGDAKLITAVGAFMGPLGMVQALFGTALIGGAMAVYTTWRLGLLGRTISNTGALVLNLVTVGRFGHRQTLRSEGAVTIPYGVAIAAGSLIARFAL
- a CDS encoding Flp family type IVb pilin, producing MDAVIRNFWNDESGQDLAEYALLLALLAVVLVTAITGLRNAIVTAFGRATNVLNNAGVS